In Paraburkholderia terrae, the DNA window AGGCGAAGACCGTCTGCAGATCAATGCGCAAAACTGCTTGCACTGCAAGACCTGCGATATCAAGGACCCGACACAAAACATCGTGTGGGTGACGCCTGAGGGTGGCGGCGGTCCGAACTATCCGAACTTGTGACGTGCTTCTCGTGGTCCGAAAAGCAAAACGCCGCTCGTTCGAGCGGCGTTTTCACCTAAAGCCTCACTCACTCCGCGTCGTTGGCCGACTCGGTCTTGCGCGGACGGCGGCTGCGCGTCGTCGATTTGCGCGAGGGTTTCTTCTTCGCTGCGGGTGCTTCCGTTGCGGGATGTTCCGCTTCGTGCGCAGGCGCGTGAGCTTCCAATACAGCGGCCTGTTCCGCCACGTGCCGCGTATCCGCAGTCAGCGACGAATCCGTTTCGCCTTCGGCCGCTTCGACGCGTTCCGTCTTCTTCTTCGTTCTCTTTGCAGCCGGCTTGCGCGTGCCGCGTCCCTTGCGGCGCGTCTCGCCCTTGCCGTTGTCCGCGTGACCGGGCGATACGGCAGGCGGCGCATCTTCGAGCGACTGATCAGCGGGCACATCCTCTTCGACGTCAGCCGTGACAGTCGCTTCCTCCAGATCGACGATCTCGGCGGCGGCAGGCATGGCCGCCCATTCGTCGCCTGTCTCGCGCGGGCTTGCGACTTCGGCCGACGCAGCGACACCGGACGATCCGCTGCGATACACGAACGTGCCCGACTTCTCATCGCGGCCCACTTCGAGCAGCCCGCGCGACTGCGCTTCTTCGAGCAGATTGCCGAATGCGCGGAAACCGTAGTACGTCTCGTTGAAATCGGGCTTGCGGCGCTTGATCGCGTTCTTCAGCACCGACGCCCAGATCTTGCCGCTATCGCCACGCTCCGACGCGAGCGCATCGAAGGTCTGCGCGGCGAGTTCGACCGCTTTCGTCTTGCGCGTTTCCAGGTCTTCCTTGCGCTTCTCGCCGTCGGACGCGCGTTTCGTGGCCTGTTGCGCTGCCTGCTGCGCCGCCTTGACGCTGTCGCGCTTCGCAACGGCGCGCTGGCTCTCGCGCACGAGATCGTCGTAGAAAATGAATTCGTCGCAGTTGGCCGTGAGCAGATCGGACGTCGAGCGCTGCACGCCGACGCCGATCACCTGTTTCGCGTTTTCTCGCAGCTTCGACACGAGCGGCGAGAAATCCGAATCGCCGCTGATGATGACAAACGTATTGACGTGCGACTTCGTATAGCAGAGGTCGAGTGCATCGACGACGAGGCGAATGTCTGCCGAATTCTTGCCCGACTGCCGCACGTGTGGAATTTCGATCAGTTCGAAATTCGCTTCGTGCATCGCGGCCTTGAAGCCCTTGTAGCGGTCCCAGTCGCAGTACGCCTTCTTCACGACGATGCTGCCTTTGAGCAGCAGCCGTTCGAGCACGAGCTTGATGTCGAATTTTTCGTATTTCGCGTCGCGCACGCCGAGCGCGACATTTTCGAAATCACAGAACAGCGCCATGCTGACGGTATCCTGGGATGACGCCATATGCTTCTCCAATGAAGTGCAGGCTCGATCGTCTCACACAACGCGGTATCGATCGAGGTTTTGCACGACGATCGGCCTGCAACGCGCTCAGGCGCCGCCGAATGCCCCTGTTTCGGCAACCGCGCTGACGAATTCCTCTGTCGAACGCACGAAGCCCATGCGCGGGAAGATATGCTCGATGGGAAAGGCATGCGTTTCGCCGGACAGGCCCGACATCGCGTCTTCGATGAAGATCAGCTCGTAGCCTTGGTCGAAGGCCGCGCGCGCCGTCGACTCGACGCCGAAGTTGGTCGCGATGCCCGTCAGCGCGATGGTGTTGATGTGACGGCGTCGCAATTGCTGTTCCAGATCGGTGCCGTAAAACGCGCCCCATTGACGCTTCGTCACCACGAGATCGCCGGCCTGCACATTGCACTCAGGCACGAGGTCCGACGCTTGCGGCGGCGGAGCAGGCGCATCGCGCGGACGCAGCGGCGCATCGGCGGGCAACGACAGCAGTTGCGCGACATCGACGCGCACGAACACGACCGTGCCGCCCGCCGCGCGCAGCGCATCGGCGGCGCGCACGGACCGCGCGACGACGTCGGCGGCGGAATGCGGCGCCAGTTGCCGGCCGACATTGCTGTGCTGCAGATCGATCAGCACGATGGCCGTGCTGCGCGGATCGATGGAAAGCGCTTGCGCCATATGTCACCTATATGTGAGGATGTCCTCATGTCATGATAAGCGATAAACATGAGTCTCGCCTCAGATAATCCAAAAGTGCGGCGCATTCCCCAGCAGGAGCGCGCGGCTAAGCGCGTCGATGCGCTGCTCGACGCCGCAGGTGACGTGATCGCGGAACGCGGTTTCGACGCCGCGACGATGACGGCGATCGCCGAACGCGCGGGCGCGTCGATTGGTGCCGTCTATCAATACTTTCCGAACAAGGATGCGCTTGTTTTCGCGCTGCGCACGCGCTACGGCGACGAAATGGACGCGCAATGGAGCGCGCTGGGCGAAGCGGCGCACGAATGGAGCGTCGATGAGCTGGTCGAGCGGCTCTTCGCGCTGATGATCGACTTCATCGGTGCGCGGCCCGCGTATCTGCCGCTGCTGTCGGTGACGCTGAATTTCCGGCGCGACGCGGCGGCGCGCAACCGCTTGCGCGGTCGGTTCGCCGAGCTGTTTCAGCGCTACAGCCCGGCGTTATCGGACGACGACGCGTTTCGCGTCGCCGAGGTCGCGCTGCAGGTCGTGAAAAGCCTGAATCCGCTGTACGCGGCCGCGAAGCCGAAAGATCGCAAGGCGCTGGTCGACGAGTACAGGCTGGTCGTTTCGTCGTATCTCGCCGCGCGCCTGCGTTGAGCGCGAGAAGAGAACGCTACATCGCGCTGTGCGCCGCTTCGGCAGCAGGCACGCGCGTCGTCAACACGTCATCGACGAGGCCATAGGCTCTCGCCGCATCCGCTGACATGAAGTTGTCACGATCCGTGTCCTTCTCGATCTGCGCGATGCTCTGGCCCGTTCTTTCCGCGAGCACGCTGTTCAGGCGCTCGCGCAGATACAGCACTTCCTTCGCCTGGATCTCGACGTCCGACGCCGTGCCCTGGCCGCCGCCCGAGGGCTGATGGATCATGATGCGCGCGTTCGGCAACGCAAAGCGCTTGCCGGGCGCGCCCGCCGCGAGCAGGAAGGTGCCCATGCTGGCCGCGAAGCCGGTGCAGAGTGTCGATACGTCGGGCTTGATGAACTGCATCGTGTCGAAAATCGCGAGGCCGTCGTAGACCGAGCCGCCCGGCGAGTTGATGTAAAAAGAAATATCCTTGTCAGGGTTCTCCGATTCGAGAAACAGCAACTGCGCGACGATCAGGCTCGCGGATTGGTCGTTGACGGGACCGACCAGAAACACGATCCGCTCGCGCAGCAGGCGCGAATAGATGTCGTAGGCGCGCTCGCCGCGGCCCGATTGCTCGATGACGGTCGGCACGAAATTGAAGCCGGACGCGGCGGGTGAAGTGAAATGTCGATGCATGCGTTCCTCGCTGATTGACTGAAAGACCCGTGAAAGGCCCGCACAAGGCGGGTTTCAGTCGCATGACGCGAACGCGCGGCACGGCGTGACAAAAGAATTTTTGCGTCGACGTGTCACATCACGGGCGGCTGGCCCGTCAACCTGGAGACAACGCCACAGGAGCGGCTCGCATGGAAATGAACAGAGAGAAGTCGGCGGATTTCGAGGCGGCGCGCGCG includes these proteins:
- a CDS encoding NYN domain-containing protein, with amino-acid sequence MASSQDTVSMALFCDFENVALGVRDAKYEKFDIKLVLERLLLKGSIVVKKAYCDWDRYKGFKAAMHEANFELIEIPHVRQSGKNSADIRLVVDALDLCYTKSHVNTFVIISGDSDFSPLVSKLRENAKQVIGVGVQRSTSDLLTANCDEFIFYDDLVRESQRAVAKRDSVKAAQQAAQQATKRASDGEKRKEDLETRKTKAVELAAQTFDALASERGDSGKIWASVLKNAIKRRKPDFNETYYGFRAFGNLLEEAQSRGLLEVGRDEKSGTFVYRSGSSGVAASAEVASPRETGDEWAAMPAAAEIVDLEEATVTADVEEDVPADQSLEDAPPAVSPGHADNGKGETRRKGRGTRKPAAKRTKKKTERVEAAEGETDSSLTADTRHVAEQAAVLEAHAPAHEAEHPATEAPAAKKKPSRKSTTRSRRPRKTESANDAE
- a CDS encoding isochorismatase family protein, giving the protein MAQALSIDPRSTAIVLIDLQHSNVGRQLAPHSAADVVARSVRAADALRAAGGTVVFVRVDVAQLLSLPADAPLRPRDAPAPPPQASDLVPECNVQAGDLVVTKRQWGAFYGTDLEQQLRRRHINTIALTGIATNFGVESTARAAFDQGYELIFIEDAMSGLSGETHAFPIEHIFPRMGFVRSTEEFVSAVAETGAFGGA
- a CDS encoding TetR/AcrR family transcriptional regulator, which produces MSLASDNPKVRRIPQQERAAKRVDALLDAAGDVIAERGFDAATMTAIAERAGASIGAVYQYFPNKDALVFALRTRYGDEMDAQWSALGEAAHEWSVDELVERLFALMIDFIGARPAYLPLLSVTLNFRRDAAARNRLRGRFAELFQRYSPALSDDDAFRVAEVALQVVKSLNPLYAAAKPKDRKALVDEYRLVVSSYLAARLR
- the clpP gene encoding ATP-dependent Clp endopeptidase proteolytic subunit ClpP; its protein translation is MHRHFTSPAASGFNFVPTVIEQSGRGERAYDIYSRLLRERIVFLVGPVNDQSASLIVAQLLFLESENPDKDISFYINSPGGSVYDGLAIFDTMQFIKPDVSTLCTGFAASMGTFLLAAGAPGKRFALPNARIMIHQPSGGGQGTASDVEIQAKEVLYLRERLNSVLAERTGQSIAQIEKDTDRDNFMSADAARAYGLVDDVLTTRVPAAEAAHSAM